Below is a genomic region from Actinomycetota bacterium.
CCGATGGTCACGGTGACATCGGGTGGGACAGGCAGGCTGTGGAGCTTGCCAGCGAAGCAGCATGTGCCGAGGGCGCGTCCCTGTCCCACCATGACCGTAGCCGGCGGCTGGTCGTCACGGCCCCTCCAGATGCACATCCGACTGAGCGGGGAGGACGAGGAGTTCCGTCGCATCGTCTGCGGCCCTGGATGGGTTGAGGTTAGGCGGGGGGTGGAAGCGGATCCGGGCCTGGTCGGCCAGGTCGGCTTCCAGCGGCCGGCCCAGCGCGTCCCCACGCCGCGCCTGCATCCGGTCCTAGTGGGGCGGTAGGCCTTCACCCACCGCCCCTTGATCGCCTGCAACTACAAGCGGTCACGCAGCCAAGCGTGTCGTCCGGTCTCAACCTCGCACAGTGGTAGCAGTCGCCGGGGCCTGAGCTCGCAGACGGGTAGTGAGTGAAGGCAATCGTGCGACCGTCGGGCAACCAGGCGGTGATAGGCGTCGCGGCCGGTGGGCGCCCCCCTCAGGGAGCCCACGGGTTCCTGAGAATGCTCAGTCGTCGATCTCCTCCCAGACCAACTGCTCGTCGTGCTCCTCCCAGTCGGCGCCCGGCATCGCGATCGCCCAACTCGTCCATGTTCCGACCGGCCGAGCCGGGGCCGTCCTGACTCTGGCGCGGACGACCATGTCGGGCGTGAGTTCCACGGGCGAGCGCAGCGGGGCCGTCGTCATCCCCCAGTGCGTCGGTGGATCGCCGGGTCCCACAGAGAGCGAGATGCCGGGCGCGAGGTCGGCGCCGAACCAGAGTGCGAGTGCGTTGGCCGTTCGGTGGTCGCGGACCTGCAGCAGCGTCTCGGCTTCGTGAGGCGCCTGCGCCTGCTCGAGCGAGATCAGGTCCGCGTCCGTCGTCCATAACCGACCCGGCTCGGAGCGCCTGTCGCCCGCCGTAAGGTGACGGAAGGTGCCGGAATAGGAGACCTCGTTGACGGTCATTTCGACCAATCCCTCGAGCCTGAGGCCGTACGGGTTGTCCCGCAGGAATTCCACCGTCTCGCCGAGATAGCGGTCGTGCACCAGCGCGGCCCACGCCGTGACCGAGCGGGGGACCATGACTCCGCCCGGCTTGAGCCAGCGGTCACGGGCGGCGATGACCGGAACC
It encodes:
- a CDS encoding 50S ribosomal protein L11 methyltransferase yields the protein MYAEIAVHRTMICDRVRTEAFRRAIDSVVRPGDIVLDVGAGSGILSMFAARAGAARVYAVERTTVAVLAQELTAANGVAETVQVIHGDVMDVELPERVDLIVSEWLGGFGIDEGMLVPVIAARDRWLKPGGVMVPRSVTAWAALVHDRYLGETVEFLRDNPYGLRLEGLVEMTVNEVSYSGTFRHLTAGDRRSEPGRLWTTDADLISLEQAQAPHEAETLLQVRDHRTANALALWFGADLAPGISLSVGPGDPPTHWGMTTAPLRSPVELTPDMVVRARVRTAPARPVGTWTSWAIAMPGADWEEHDEQLVWEEIDD